Proteins encoded in a region of the Teredinibacter purpureus genome:
- the narJ gene encoding nitrate reductase molybdenum cofactor assembly chaperone, translating to MDILCVISRLLDYPDEALYDAESDISTIILSAPIKEEYKDRLQAFLWERLDSNMLDWQSEYDGLFERGRSLGLWLFEHVHGESRDRGQAMVDLMDQYQQAGLEISQHELPDYIPLFLEFIATQGEENARGWLQDVEHVLALLQARLEKRESNYSVLFEILLSIAESEVNLGEVREIVGGEKRDDSKEALDKEWEEEEVTFGAESVKEGCDSTRKPSESQRADIDVPVHWVDFNEPASVAEAPQSKRNS from the coding sequence ATGGATATTTTATGTGTTATCTCACGCTTATTGGACTACCCAGACGAAGCTCTTTACGACGCAGAAAGTGATATAAGCACTATTATTTTAAGCGCACCGATAAAGGAAGAATATAAAGATAGGCTGCAAGCATTTTTATGGGAGCGCCTAGACAGTAACATGCTGGATTGGCAGTCGGAATACGACGGCCTGTTTGAACGGGGTCGCTCCCTTGGCTTGTGGCTGTTTGAGCACGTGCACGGTGAAAGCCGTGATCGTGGCCAGGCCATGGTTGATTTAATGGATCAGTATCAGCAAGCCGGTTTAGAAATATCGCAACATGAACTACCCGATTACATACCACTGTTCTTAGAGTTTATAGCAACGCAAGGCGAAGAAAACGCGCGCGGTTGGTTGCAAGACGTAGAACATGTATTGGCGTTGCTACAGGCACGTTTGGAAAAGCGAGAAAGTAACTACAGCGTTTTGTTCGAAATACTGTTGAGCATTGCCGAAAGTGAAGTGAACCTAGGTGAAGTACGGGAAATAGTCGGCGGCGAAAAACGTGATGACAGTAAAGAAGCCTTAGATAAAGAGTGGGAAGAAGAGGAGGTTACCTTTGGTGCTGAATCTGTAAAAGAGGGCTGCGATTCGACGCGAAAGCCCAGTGAATCCCAACGGGCCGATATCGATGTACCCGTGCATTGGGTTGATTTTAATGAGCCTGCATCGGTTGCCGAGGCGCCACAAAGTAAGAGGAATTCGTAA
- the narI gene encoding respiratory nitrate reductase subunit gamma produces MNDLNHLLFGIYPYIALTIFLVGSLIRYDREQYTWKTSSSQLLEKKWLRRGSLPFHIGVLAILGGHCVGLLTPHEVWHTLGVSAPFKQKVAMGMGGVFGVICLYGMTILLVRRLTNERIRATTGKMDIAILLMLYCQLLLGLTSIFVSAGHMDGEEMLKLMSWTQNIVTFNSTVATAQIEHVHIIYKLHIFLGMTLFVAFPFSRLVHIWSVPVKYLGRHYQVVRERGRHV; encoded by the coding sequence ATGAATGATCTAAACCATTTGTTGTTTGGTATCTACCCGTACATTGCGCTCACCATTTTTTTAGTGGGTTCTTTAATACGTTATGACCGCGAGCAATACACGTGGAAAACCAGCTCTAGCCAATTGTTGGAAAAAAAATGGTTACGACGAGGTAGTCTACCGTTTCATATCGGTGTACTGGCGATTTTAGGTGGTCATTGTGTTGGCTTACTCACGCCGCATGAAGTGTGGCATACGTTAGGTGTGTCGGCGCCGTTTAAGCAAAAAGTTGCAATGGGAATGGGGGGCGTATTTGGTGTTATTTGTCTTTACGGTATGACCATATTACTGGTACGACGTTTAACCAATGAGCGTATACGGGCAACCACAGGCAAAATGGACATCGCCATTTTATTGATGTTGTATTGTCAACTATTGCTCGGTTTAACCTCCATCTTTGTGTCTGCTGGTCACATGGACGGCGAAGAAATGTTAAAACTCATGAGCTGGACCCAAAACATCGTTACGTTTAACAGTACCGTCGCAACGGCTCAAATAGAGCATGTTCATATTATCTATAAGCTTCATATATTTTTGGGTATGACCCTATTTGTGGCCTTTCCATTTTCTCGGCTTGTACACATTTGGAGCGTACCGGTGAAATATTTGGGCAGACACTATCAAGTTGTACGGGAGCGTGGCCGTCATGTCTAA
- a CDS encoding nitrate reductase subunit alpha, translating to MSHFLDKLRFFNVKKTSFSNGHGVTTNEDREWEDGYRKRWQHDKIVRSTHGVNCTGSCSWKIYVKNGLVTWETQQTDYPRTRPDLPNHEPRGCPRGASFSWYIYSANRLKYPKIRKHLLQLWREAKITHPDPVLAWESIVSDPEKTKQYKTKRGLGGLVRSNWAEVNEIIAASNVYTAKEYGPDRITGFSPIPAMSMVSYAAGSRYLSLIGGNCLSFYDWYCDLPPASPQVWGEQTDVPESADWYNSGYIIAWGSNVPQTRTPDAHFFTEVRYKGTKTVSVTPDYSEVAKLTDEWVPAKQGTDAAVAMAMGHVILKEFHVEKPSAYFKEYVKTTTDFPYLVKLEPSEQGLQQGSFLRASDLKKNHGQENNPEWKTIALNADGKLVSPTGSIGYRWGESGKWNIEPRDGVSGKELDLHTSLKEIADEVADVAFPYFGGQEHEFNYFASTDHNDVQLRKVPVKKVKLADGSEALVATVYDLTLANYGVDNGLNCPNTAKSYDEDAPYTPAWQEKITGVPREQIIRIAKEFGDNADKTRGRSMIIIGAAMNHWYNMDMNYRGVINMLMMCGCIGQSGGGWAHYVGQEKLRPQCGWLPLAFGLDWQRPPRQMNGTSFFYNHSDQWRYEKLEMTEVVSPLANKEKWSGSILDFNTRAERMGWLPSAPQLNTNPLDLCAKAAEMNMDPKVYASDLIKNGDLKFACEDPDDPKNYPRNMFIWRSNLLGSSGKGHEYMLRHLLGTKHGLMGKDLGESGDKKPEDVKWHDEAPEGKVDLLVTLDFRMSTTCLYSDIVLPTATWYEKDDMNTSDMHPFIHPLSKAVDPVWESRSDWDIFKGIAKKFSELCDGHLGVEKDLVTVPLQHDTPAELAQPDGVKAWWKGECDFIPGKTAPNMVVVERDFPNTYKRFTSLGPMLEKLGNGGKGINWNTDDEVDFLGKLNHVHNEEGAHKGRPKIETAIDAAEVILSLAPETNGQVAVKAWAALSKITGRDHTHLAKPKEDEKIRFHDIVAQPRKIISSPTWSGLEDEHVSYNAGYTNVHECIPWRTVTGRQQFYQDHEWMRDFGETQCLYKPPVNMKTVQPMLGAKPNGNHELVLNWITPHQKWGIHSTYSDNLLMLTLSRGGPIIWLSEVDAKKGGIEDNDWIEAFNVNGAVAARAVVSQRVPEGMSMMYHAQERIVNTPGAETTQTRGGIHNSVTRAIMKPTHMIGGYAQQSYGFNYYGTVGCNRDEFVIVRKMDNVDWLDEESAQEEK from the coding sequence ATGAGCCACTTTTTAGACAAGCTGAGATTTTTTAATGTTAAGAAAACCAGCTTTTCCAATGGACACGGTGTAACAACCAACGAAGACCGAGAATGGGAAGACGGTTATCGTAAGCGTTGGCAGCACGATAAAATTGTTCGTTCCACCCACGGCGTGAACTGTACTGGTTCATGTAGCTGGAAAATCTATGTGAAAAATGGATTGGTCACGTGGGAAACGCAACAGACAGACTATCCTCGAACGCGTCCGGATTTGCCAAACCATGAGCCGAGAGGCTGCCCGCGTGGTGCCAGTTTCAGCTGGTATATCTACAGTGCCAACCGCTTAAAATACCCTAAAATCCGTAAGCATCTCTTACAGTTGTGGCGCGAAGCCAAAATAACCCATCCCGACCCAGTGTTGGCATGGGAGTCCATTGTGTCGGACCCTGAAAAGACTAAACAGTATAAAACCAAGCGTGGCCTCGGTGGTTTAGTGCGTTCGAACTGGGCAGAGGTCAATGAAATTATTGCAGCCTCTAACGTATACACCGCGAAAGAATATGGTCCAGACCGTATTACAGGGTTTTCACCCATTCCTGCGATGTCGATGGTGAGCTATGCGGCGGGTTCGCGTTATTTATCGTTGATTGGTGGTAACTGCCTAAGTTTCTATGATTGGTACTGTGATTTGCCGCCCGCCTCCCCTCAAGTATGGGGCGAGCAAACAGATGTACCGGAATCGGCGGATTGGTACAACTCGGGTTACATTATTGCGTGGGGTTCTAATGTTCCCCAAACCCGTACGCCCGATGCACACTTTTTTACCGAAGTGCGCTACAAGGGGACCAAAACGGTTTCCGTAACGCCTGATTATTCGGAAGTTGCCAAACTCACCGATGAGTGGGTGCCCGCTAAACAAGGTACCGATGCGGCTGTGGCCATGGCCATGGGCCATGTAATTCTAAAAGAATTCCACGTTGAAAAACCTAGTGCATACTTTAAAGAGTATGTAAAAACGACAACCGATTTCCCCTACCTTGTAAAACTCGAGCCTTCAGAGCAAGGGTTGCAGCAAGGCTCGTTTTTACGCGCAAGTGATTTAAAGAAAAATCACGGTCAGGAAAACAACCCCGAATGGAAAACAATTGCACTCAATGCCGATGGCAAACTCGTATCGCCTACTGGCTCTATTGGTTATCGTTGGGGTGAAAGTGGCAAATGGAATATCGAGCCACGTGACGGCGTCTCAGGCAAAGAGTTGGATTTACACACCTCGTTAAAAGAGATTGCAGACGAAGTAGCCGATGTCGCCTTCCCTTATTTTGGTGGTCAAGAACACGAATTTAATTATTTCGCGAGCACCGACCACAACGATGTGCAATTGCGAAAAGTACCCGTTAAAAAAGTAAAACTAGCCGACGGCAGTGAAGCCTTAGTGGCCACGGTGTACGACCTAACGTTAGCGAACTACGGCGTTGATAACGGCTTGAATTGCCCCAATACCGCAAAATCCTACGACGAAGACGCGCCATACACCCCTGCATGGCAAGAAAAAATTACGGGTGTGCCACGCGAACAAATTATTCGTATTGCCAAAGAATTTGGTGATAATGCCGACAAAACGCGCGGTCGTTCCATGATTATTATTGGTGCAGCAATGAACCATTGGTACAACATGGATATGAACTACCGCGGCGTGATTAATATGCTGATGATGTGTGGTTGTATTGGCCAAAGTGGTGGTGGTTGGGCTCATTATGTTGGGCAAGAAAAATTGCGGCCACAGTGCGGCTGGCTACCCTTGGCCTTTGGCTTGGATTGGCAGCGTCCACCGCGCCAAATGAACGGTACCTCGTTCTTCTATAATCACTCCGACCAGTGGCGTTATGAAAAATTGGAAATGACCGAAGTGGTTTCTCCGTTGGCCAACAAAGAAAAATGGTCAGGCTCAATTCTAGATTTTAACACCCGTGCCGAGCGTATGGGTTGGCTCCCTTCAGCGCCACAATTAAACACCAACCCGTTGGATTTGTGTGCGAAAGCGGCTGAAATGAATATGGATCCCAAGGTGTACGCCAGTGATCTTATTAAAAATGGTGATTTGAAATTTGCCTGTGAAGACCCCGATGACCCCAAAAACTATCCTCGCAATATGTTTATCTGGCGTTCCAACTTACTGGGTTCATCCGGCAAGGGCCACGAGTATATGTTGCGCCATTTGCTCGGTACTAAGCATGGTTTGATGGGCAAAGATTTAGGTGAGAGCGGCGATAAAAAACCAGAAGATGTGAAGTGGCATGACGAAGCGCCCGAAGGCAAGGTGGACTTATTGGTCACGCTCGACTTCCGTATGTCTACCACGTGCTTGTACTCCGATATCGTTTTACCTACTGCCACTTGGTATGAAAAAGACGATATGAATACGTCGGACATGCACCCCTTTATTCATCCCTTAAGTAAAGCGGTCGATCCTGTTTGGGAATCACGAAGTGATTGGGATATTTTTAAAGGAATTGCCAAGAAATTCTCGGAACTATGTGATGGCCACTTAGGTGTCGAAAAAGACTTAGTCACAGTGCCACTTCAGCACGATACTCCTGCAGAACTTGCACAGCCCGATGGTGTTAAGGCCTGGTGGAAAGGTGAGTGTGACTTTATTCCCGGTAAAACAGCACCGAACATGGTCGTGGTTGAACGTGATTTCCCCAATACCTATAAGCGATTTACCTCGCTTGGACCCATGCTTGAAAAATTAGGCAACGGCGGTAAAGGCATTAATTGGAATACAGACGATGAAGTCGATTTTCTAGGCAAGTTAAACCATGTACACAATGAAGAAGGTGCACATAAAGGGCGACCAAAGATTGAGACCGCGATTGATGCCGCCGAAGTAATTTTAAGTTTAGCCCCCGAAACAAATGGCCAGGTTGCTGTAAAAGCATGGGCGGCGCTCTCGAAAATTACCGGCCGAGACCACACCCATTTAGCCAAGCCAAAAGAAGATGAAAAAATTCGCTTCCACGATATTGTGGCGCAACCGAGAAAAATTATTAGTTCGCCTACGTGGTCCGGTTTAGAAGATGAGCACGTGTCTTACAATGCCGGTTATACCAACGTACATGAGTGTATCCCTTGGCGAACCGTGACCGGCCGTCAGCAGTTTTATCAAGATCACGAATGGATGCGCGACTTTGGCGAAACCCAATGCCTGTATAAACCACCGGTGAATATGAAAACCGTACAGCCGATGTTAGGTGCAAAACCAAACGGCAATCACGAGTTGGTCTTGAATTGGATTACGCCACACCAGAAGTGGGGTATTCACTCCACCTATTCCGACAACTTATTAATGCTTACGCTGTCGCGCGGTGGCCCCATTATCTGGCTGAGCGAAGTCGATGCGAAGAAAGGCGGCATTGAAGATAACGATTGGATAGAGGCGTTTAATGTAAACGGTGCAGTTGCCGCGCGAGCGGTGGTGTCCCAGCGAGTGCCCGAAGGCATGAGCATGATGTACCACGCACAGGAACGCATCGTAAACACCCCAGGAGCCGAAACAACACAAACGCGAGGCGGTATCCACAACTCGGTTACCCGCGCAATTATGAAACCCACTCATATGATTGGTGGCTACGCGCAACAATCCTACGGGTTTAACTATTACGGTACGGTGGGTTGTAACCGAGACGAATTTGTTATTGTCCGTAAAATGGACAACGTCGATTGGCTCGATGAAGAGTCTGCACAGGAGGAGAAATAA
- a CDS encoding hemerythrin domain-containing protein: protein MSILDVTLEKLAVEIPGATEILYRFKLDYKQHHSLPLRDAITEYRADKQSVIEEFERLEIRGKIRPDFSQYSEKDLVLYIVTHYHNVHRKQLPELIRLASTVEKEWGHDPLCPVGLSQCIRNILEDTLAHMDKEEKTLFPMIIQSNWDMAANCMAIFQFEHGEHVRSLKKLQRSAHNFQLPTNACSHWKALYMGLQAFITTMRDHIHLEDTTLFARMPDYLSLSSRS from the coding sequence ATGAGTATACTCGATGTAACGTTAGAAAAATTAGCGGTAGAAATACCCGGTGCAACTGAAATTTTGTACCGTTTCAAACTCGACTATAAACAACATCACTCACTCCCCTTACGCGACGCGATAACCGAATACCGTGCCGACAAACAAAGCGTTATTGAGGAGTTTGAACGGCTAGAGATACGAGGAAAAATACGACCCGATTTTTCACAATACAGCGAAAAGGATCTCGTTCTTTATATCGTGACCCATTACCATAATGTTCATCGCAAGCAATTACCCGAACTTATTCGGCTAGCCAGTACAGTCGAAAAAGAGTGGGGCCACGACCCGCTATGTCCCGTAGGGTTATCGCAATGCATTAGAAATATACTGGAAGATACATTGGCGCACATGGACAAAGAAGAAAAAACCCTTTTCCCCATGATTATCCAATCTAACTGGGACATGGCCGCAAACTGTATGGCCATATTTCAATTCGAGCACGGCGAACATGTGCGCTCGCTGAAGAAGCTTCAACGCAGCGCCCACAACTTTCAATTGCCCACCAACGCCTGCAGCCACTGGAAAGCGCTCTACATGGGACTACAAGCGTTCATCACCACAATGCGCGACCATATTCACCTAGAAGACACCACCTTGTTTGCGCGAATGCCAGATTACTTGTCGCTCTCTAGTCGCTCTTAA
- the narH gene encoding nitrate reductase subunit beta, whose product MKIRAQIGMVLNLDKCIGCHTCSITCKNVWTSRDGMEYAWFNNVETKPGIGFPKEWENQEKWNGGWVRKNNGKLEPKQGGKLRLLANIFANPDLPEIDDYYEPFDFDYEHLHTAAESKHQPVARPRSLVTGKRMEKINWGPNWEEILGTEFEKRKVDVCFNEVAEKEIYGEFEKTFMMYLPRLCEHCLNPTCVASCPSGAIYKRDEDGIVLIDQDKCRGWRMCVSGCPYKKIYYNWNTGKSEKCIFCYPRIEAGQPTVCSETCVGRIRYLGVLLYDADRIEEAASAESDKDLYQAQLDIFLDPSDPEVQAAARKEGIPDTWLEAAQNSPVYKMAMDWKVALPLHPEYRTLPMVWYIPPLSPIQNAAAAGKIGTGGVIPDLKSLRIPIRYLANLLTAGDEAPVISALERMLAMRTYKRAQQVEGEEDLAVLKRVGITQEQVEEMYRYMAIANYEDRFVIPASHKAYAEDAYSMKSSCGFSFGNGCSDGDTGVNMFGGKKQTNRNIIAVSNGDD is encoded by the coding sequence ATGAAAATACGTGCACAAATCGGCATGGTCCTGAATTTAGATAAATGTATCGGCTGTCACACGTGTTCTATCACGTGTAAGAACGTGTGGACAAGCCGCGACGGAATGGAATACGCCTGGTTCAATAATGTAGAAACCAAACCAGGTATTGGTTTTCCGAAAGAATGGGAAAACCAAGAGAAATGGAACGGCGGTTGGGTTCGAAAAAATAATGGCAAGCTAGAGCCCAAGCAAGGTGGCAAACTACGCTTACTGGCCAACATTTTTGCTAACCCCGATCTCCCCGAAATTGACGACTACTACGAACCGTTTGATTTTGATTATGAGCACCTGCATACCGCGGCTGAAAGTAAGCATCAGCCTGTTGCTCGTCCACGCTCGCTGGTAACCGGCAAACGCATGGAGAAAATTAATTGGGGGCCAAACTGGGAAGAAATTCTGGGCACCGAGTTTGAAAAGCGTAAAGTGGATGTATGTTTTAACGAGGTGGCCGAAAAAGAAATTTACGGTGAATTCGAAAAAACTTTTATGATGTATTTGCCACGTTTATGTGAGCACTGCTTAAACCCAACCTGTGTGGCAAGTTGCCCTAGTGGGGCAATCTATAAGCGTGACGAAGATGGCATTGTATTAATCGATCAGGATAAATGTCGCGGCTGGCGCATGTGTGTGTCGGGCTGCCCTTACAAGAAAATCTATTACAACTGGAATACTGGAAAATCTGAAAAATGTATTTTCTGTTATCCCCGAATTGAAGCAGGCCAGCCAACCGTTTGCTCTGAAACGTGTGTGGGCCGTATACGCTACCTAGGTGTGCTGTTATACGACGCGGATCGAATTGAAGAAGCGGCCAGTGCCGAATCGGATAAAGATTTGTATCAGGCACAGCTTGATATTTTCCTCGACCCGAGCGACCCAGAAGTGCAAGCGGCAGCGCGTAAAGAAGGCATTCCAGACACGTGGTTGGAAGCCGCACAAAACTCGCCCGTTTACAAAATGGCGATGGACTGGAAAGTCGCGCTGCCGCTTCACCCCGAATATCGCACCTTACCAATGGTGTGGTACATCCCCCCATTGTCGCCCATTCAGAATGCGGCCGCCGCAGGCAAGATAGGCACAGGCGGTGTAATTCCCGATTTGAAATCGTTGCGTATTCCTATTCGTTATTTGGCAAACTTATTAACGGCAGGGGATGAAGCGCCTGTTATCAGTGCGTTAGAACGCATGTTGGCTATGCGTACCTATAAGCGCGCCCAACAAGTGGAGGGAGAAGAAGATTTAGCCGTACTAAAAAGGGTGGGCATTACACAAGAGCAAGTGGAAGAAATGTATCGTTACATGGCCATTGCAAATTACGAAGATCGTTTTGTTATTCCCGCTAGCCACAAAGCCTACGCCGAAGATGCTTATAGTATGAAAAGTAGTTGTGGCTTTAGTTTTGGTAACGGCTGCAGCGATGGCGATACGGGTGTCAATATGTTTGGTGGTAAGAAACAAACGAATCGCAATATTATTGCCGTATCGAATGGAGATGATTAA
- a CDS encoding NnrS family protein — protein MTIPVLQLAFRPLFLLAALFAVVAMAIWIVVIKGVIALSPYGGLLFWHSHELLTGFSSAVLAGFLLTAVQNWTNVPGIRGHKLLLLVLLWIVARLLMLFPIIPSLLIALVDLSFLALTAFYFSQPLIQTNNRRNLKLLVILGLLIAANALSHAGVIANDPSLVQKGVALYGWLMIIVMTVITGRILPMFTANGSGTPRVENWFALEVSTIVLTAVCALLFGLNLTAMLPKAALVAVVGLTALTHLLRCLRWRPWVTWRFPLLWSLHFSCLLIPTGLLALLISLLSPSYSQATALHWLFAGAMANMILAMMSRIALGHTGRPLKPKRLLSLAYIALAFAAIVRGLGISMWGAHYEMSLTLAASAWCLSFLIFLFVYIPILTSARADGKPG, from the coding sequence ATGACAATACCCGTATTACAATTGGCGTTTAGGCCACTCTTTTTACTCGCGGCACTCTTTGCAGTAGTTGCCATGGCTATTTGGATAGTAGTCATAAAAGGCGTTATAGCGCTCTCCCCTTACGGTGGCCTTTTATTTTGGCACAGCCACGAATTACTCACAGGGTTTAGCTCTGCGGTACTGGCCGGTTTTCTTTTAACTGCGGTGCAAAACTGGACCAACGTACCGGGTATTCGTGGGCATAAGCTACTGTTACTCGTCTTGCTATGGATTGTCGCACGTCTATTAATGCTATTCCCCATAATTCCCTCTCTTCTTATCGCACTTGTCGACCTTAGTTTTTTAGCCCTCACAGCCTTTTATTTTTCTCAACCCCTGATTCAAACCAATAATCGTCGAAATTTAAAACTATTAGTTATTCTGGGATTATTAATTGCCGCCAACGCATTAAGCCATGCGGGTGTTATTGCTAACGACCCATCACTGGTACAAAAAGGCGTCGCGCTTTATGGCTGGCTTATGATCATAGTCATGACCGTCATAACGGGGCGAATATTGCCTATGTTTACCGCTAACGGAAGCGGTACTCCACGTGTTGAAAACTGGTTTGCCTTAGAAGTAAGCACCATAGTGTTAACCGCCGTCTGCGCGCTTCTATTTGGATTGAATTTAACCGCTATGTTACCCAAAGCAGCCTTGGTCGCCGTAGTGGGCCTTACAGCTTTAACGCATTTACTGCGTTGTTTACGCTGGCGCCCATGGGTAACGTGGCGCTTTCCCTTGCTTTGGTCGCTTCACTTCTCCTGCTTACTTATACCCACGGGGTTATTGGCGCTACTAATCTCACTATTATCACCTTCTTACTCTCAAGCAACGGCCCTACATTGGTTGTTTGCAGGCGCTATGGCCAATATGATTTTAGCGATGATGTCACGTATTGCATTAGGCCACACGGGCAGGCCCCTTAAACCAAAGCGCTTACTAAGCCTTGCCTATATTGCGTTAGCCTTTGCCGCAATCGTGCGCGGGCTTGGCATCTCAATGTGGGGGGCACACTATGAAATGAGCCTGACCCTCGCCGCAAGTGCATGGTGCCTATCATTTTTAATATTTTTGTTTGTGTATATACCCATTCTCACTTCCGCCCGCGCCGATGGAAAACCTGGGTAA
- a CDS encoding HAMP domain-containing protein gives MNESLNERPPTRFNRSVMSYITLSLAAIIGITLISIFISFWVTELADKDAQAINLSGSMRMQTYHIGLAMERGQPDQAIKAIEKLHHTWNHSLFSQQHALLLEPKSTHSALTRFFSVAYSNWLSNTKPALIAMLDSTPNIVDTEHLLENQVLLTDALVTQFQKDAERKIMNLRSFQLLVLLITVLVGSLIFYLLKHRIEKPLTQLTETAEKIGEGDYQQRVDVSGNDELTLLATTFNRMSDSIAESYSQLEERVEARTKELQQNNITLDFLFNTARTILESPSDTLDFHAIIEDLAQVLGDHRLELCLFTEHGGQPYMQVGSHNDDGELCEKKNCFDCRNPANFKQPINLPGEKRIPIVMGDRQYGIIDVQYTALHNIPEWQHSLVQSVANQLAIALSMAQQKDRENRFVMLSERTVIARELHDSLAQSLSYLQIQVTRLQKSHDKNKFELQQPIIDELREGLSAAYRQLRELLTTFRLKMDDGGLHTALQSTVTQLSERSDMSVQLDYRLTDLPLTPSEEIHLLQIVREAGQNAIHHSKGDNVLIRLQHNRDKSVTLLVEDDGVGIPDTPEKLNHYGLAIMNERSRNLGGAIEIQPRKEGGTRVGFTFIPSVQRL, from the coding sequence ATGAATGAGTCTTTAAACGAGCGCCCTCCCACGCGTTTTAATCGGTCAGTAATGAGCTATATCACGCTCTCGCTTGCGGCTATTATCGGCATTACGCTCATTAGCATTTTTATTTCGTTCTGGGTGACAGAGCTGGCCGACAAAGATGCCCAGGCTATTAACCTTTCCGGTTCCATGCGAATGCAAACCTATCATATTGGTTTGGCGATGGAGCGCGGCCAGCCAGATCAAGCTATTAAGGCAATAGAGAAATTACACCATACGTGGAATCACTCTCTTTTCTCTCAACAACATGCGCTTCTCTTAGAGCCAAAATCCACACATAGCGCGCTCACCCGTTTTTTTAGCGTGGCCTACAGTAATTGGCTCTCTAATACTAAACCGGCATTAATAGCAATGCTCGATAGCACACCTAATATTGTCGACACCGAGCACCTGCTCGAAAACCAAGTCCTGTTAACCGACGCTCTGGTGACGCAGTTCCAAAAAGACGCCGAACGTAAGATTATGAACTTGCGCTCCTTTCAGCTTCTCGTTCTGCTCATAACGGTATTGGTGGGTAGCCTTATTTTCTACCTATTAAAACACCGTATTGAAAAGCCGTTAACCCAACTTACCGAAACCGCAGAAAAAATTGGCGAGGGTGATTATCAACAGCGTGTAGATGTTTCGGGCAACGATGAGCTGACGTTACTCGCCACAACGTTTAACCGAATGAGCGACTCTATCGCTGAGTCTTATAGCCAACTTGAAGAACGTGTAGAAGCGAGAACCAAAGAATTACAGCAAAATAATATAACGCTAGATTTTTTGTTTAACACGGCCCGCACAATACTTGAGTCGCCCAGCGATACCCTCGATTTTCATGCCATTATTGAAGATTTAGCTCAGGTATTAGGAGACCATCGTTTAGAACTTTGCCTGTTTACCGAACACGGTGGTCAACCTTATATGCAAGTGGGCTCTCATAACGATGATGGGGAACTCTGCGAGAAAAAGAACTGTTTTGATTGTCGTAATCCCGCCAATTTTAAACAACCCATCAATCTGCCGGGCGAAAAACGCATCCCCATCGTTATGGGTGACCGCCAATACGGTATTATCGATGTGCAATACACGGCTCTCCACAATATCCCGGAATGGCAGCACAGCCTCGTTCAATCCGTTGCGAACCAACTCGCTATTGCACTCTCTATGGCACAACAAAAAGACCGAGAAAACCGGTTTGTAATGTTGAGCGAACGCACCGTTATTGCGCGCGAACTTCACGATTCTCTCGCTCAATCGTTATCCTATTTACAAATACAGGTTACGCGGTTACAAAAGTCTCACGACAAAAATAAATTTGAATTACAACAACCCATTATTGATGAGCTACGCGAAGGGCTTTCGGCGGCCTATCGGCAACTGAGAGAACTTCTTACTACCTTCCGACTAAAGATGGACGACGGCGGGCTACATACGGCGCTGCAAAGTACCGTTACACAGCTAAGTGAACGTAGCGATATGAGCGTGCAACTCGATTACCGTTTAACCGATTTACCACTAACGCCGAGTGAAGAAATTCATTTACTGCAAATAGTGCGTGAAGCCGGTCAAAACGCAATTCATCACTCCAAGGGTGATAACGTCTTAATTCGTTTACAGCATAACCGTGATAAAAGCGTAACACTCCTCGTTGAAGACGACGGCGTGGGCATTCCCGATACACCCGAAAAGCTTAATCATTACGGGCTTGCGATTATGAATGAACGAAGTCGAAATCTTGGTGGCGCAATTGAGATACAACCGCGCAAAGAAGGAGGAACACGTGTCGGGTTTACATTTATTCCGAGTGTTCAACGCCTTTAA